From one Leptospira noumeaensis genomic stretch:
- a CDS encoding efflux RND transporter permease subunit gives MNPLEEIKKGFAGRLAETFLHSRLTPVIAIVSLMLGLFAVYLTPKEEEPQISVPMVDIQIPAPGFSPEETERKVTEVIERAVWGLEGVEYVYSTSKWHGSYITVRFKVGEPIEPSLVKIHHKLMEVKNTLPRNTLNPIVKSYSIDDVPFLALSFSSEIADDFTLRQLIAPLARELSSTPDLASVQMLGGLKKVVRVKIDPNLLSRFGVTAIEVAMSLKENDALIPAGKNWSADSVLDMEVGGVLKNITDVKKLPVAQRGGRVVRIQDLAIVEEGPEERTRSSALYDKSLGEGKRNAVTIVFAKRKGTNVVNLSKDLLERANLFQKNLPKEIQLSIIRDYGSTAEDKSRELIEHLLIATISVTVLIALWMGFRSALVVAIAIPVTLALTLAIYYFLGYTLNRVTLFALIFSIGILVDDAIVVVENIERHLEENPNLGIIRATLIAVSEVGNPTILATFTVIAAILPMAFVRGLMGPYMKPIPVGASLAMILSLIVAFVITPWASVRLLKEKHAHTGNGSGEHKISKLDAIYIRFMNWLLGFKKNATVFGLVTIGLLIVSMAFVGFKWVKVKMLPFDNKEEFQVLLDYQPETTLIQSMSHSEELTKILLKNPNVEKIQIFAGEAAPFSFSGMVKHSFLRNLDSMNDLQVILKNKNNRKESSHEIIETLRSDIQKFGEKYHVVTKVLEIPPGPPVMATMVAEVYGPTASVRKQVTEEIEKIFREEPSVVDLDSTLRNGRTKMIYPIDFEKSGIFGIKTSALAYTGSILFSESPFVSLATAEEPEEVSVNLSVIQSVRSSKNPFQNQNIMSMESGVVSSERVLGNPYKEEDRSLFRKNLKPVQYVMSELSGSEEAPVYGMLKLAPKIKYETQTAEVPWNTTKPVIKWDGEWFITYEVFRDLGGAFAVVILLIYVLVLGWFKSYTVPLVIMAPIPISLIGILPGHFVMGAYFTATSMIGFIAGAGIIVRNSIILVDFIEGEIKKGVELKEAVVHAGVVRFRPMLLTASAVVVGSFVMLFDPIFQGLAISLMFGEIAATVLSRFAVPVLYYWFIGKSRQGVIKHG, from the coding sequence ATGAATCCATTGGAAGAAATTAAAAAAGGATTTGCTGGTCGATTGGCCGAAACTTTTTTGCATTCTCGTCTTACGCCTGTCATAGCAATTGTAAGTTTGATGCTTGGGTTATTTGCTGTATATTTAACTCCAAAAGAAGAAGAACCACAAATCTCTGTTCCTATGGTTGATATCCAAATTCCCGCGCCAGGGTTTTCACCTGAAGAAACGGAGCGAAAGGTAACGGAGGTTATTGAACGTGCAGTTTGGGGATTGGAAGGTGTTGAATATGTTTATTCTACAAGTAAATGGCATGGAAGTTATATCACTGTGCGATTCAAGGTGGGAGAACCTATCGAACCTTCTTTAGTTAAGATCCACCATAAATTGATGGAGGTAAAAAATACACTCCCTCGTAATACATTAAACCCTATTGTAAAATCTTATTCTATTGATGACGTTCCTTTTTTGGCTCTTAGTTTTAGCTCCGAAATAGCGGATGATTTTACTTTACGCCAACTCATTGCACCACTTGCCCGTGAACTTTCTTCAACTCCGGATTTGGCCTCGGTACAAATGTTAGGTGGTTTAAAAAAAGTCGTCCGAGTCAAAATAGATCCTAACCTTCTCAGTCGGTTTGGAGTGACAGCAATCGAAGTGGCTATGAGTTTAAAAGAAAATGATGCACTCATCCCTGCTGGTAAAAATTGGTCAGCAGATTCTGTTTTGGATATGGAAGTGGGGGGAGTATTAAAGAATATAACCGATGTCAAAAAACTTCCGGTAGCACAACGTGGTGGTCGAGTGGTGCGTATCCAAGATCTGGCGATAGTGGAAGAGGGGCCAGAAGAAAGAACAAGATCTTCTGCTTTGTATGATAAATCTCTCGGAGAAGGAAAACGAAATGCGGTTACCATTGTATTTGCTAAACGAAAAGGAACAAATGTAGTCAATTTATCAAAAGATCTATTAGAAAGGGCTAATCTCTTTCAAAAGAATTTACCGAAAGAAATTCAATTGAGTATCATTCGTGATTATGGAAGTACAGCAGAAGATAAGTCGCGTGAGTTAATTGAACACCTTCTCATTGCTACAATTTCAGTTACAGTTCTTATTGCACTTTGGATGGGTTTTCGTTCCGCTCTGGTGGTTGCCATTGCTATCCCTGTTACCTTAGCACTCACTTTGGCCATTTACTATTTTCTTGGATACACTCTAAACCGAGTCACTTTGTTTGCTTTGATATTTTCGATTGGGATCTTAGTGGATGATGCCATTGTTGTGGTGGAAAACATAGAGAGACACTTAGAAGAAAATCCAAATTTGGGAATCATCCGAGCGACTCTAATCGCTGTTTCAGAAGTAGGAAATCCAACCATTTTAGCTACCTTCACCGTGATCGCAGCAATTTTGCCTATGGCATTTGTTCGTGGGCTTATGGGTCCTTATATGAAACCAATCCCAGTAGGGGCAAGCCTTGCAATGATCCTTTCTCTTATTGTTGCCTTTGTGATTACACCTTGGGCTTCCGTTCGTTTGCTAAAAGAAAAACATGCTCATACAGGCAATGGTTCTGGAGAACATAAAATTTCCAAACTCGATGCGATTTATATCCGTTTTATGAATTGGTTACTCGGGTTTAAAAAGAACGCTACTGTTTTTGGACTTGTTACCATTGGATTGCTAATTGTATCGATGGCATTTGTTGGATTTAAATGGGTGAAGGTAAAGATGTTACCTTTTGATAATAAAGAAGAGTTTCAAGTTTTGTTAGACTACCAACCAGAAACAACTCTCATCCAAAGTATGAGTCATTCAGAAGAGTTAACAAAAATTCTTTTGAAAAATCCGAATGTAGAAAAAATACAAATTTTTGCAGGGGAAGCAGCACCATTTTCTTTTTCAGGAATGGTAAAACATTCCTTCCTTCGTAATCTTGATTCTATGAATGATTTACAAGTCATTCTAAAAAACAAAAACAATCGTAAAGAGTCAAGTCACGAAATCATAGAAACCTTACGATCCGACATACAAAAGTTTGGTGAAAAGTATCATGTTGTGACTAAAGTGTTGGAAATCCCACCTGGGCCACCGGTGATGGCAACAATGGTCGCGGAAGTGTATGGCCCAACTGCATCTGTGCGTAAACAGGTGACCGAGGAAATTGAAAAGATATTTCGGGAAGAACCAAGTGTGGTTGATTTAGACAGTACACTCCGAAACGGGCGAACTAAGATGATTTACCCTATCGATTTTGAAAAATCAGGTATTTTTGGAATCAAAACTTCCGCTCTTGCATATACGGGGTCCATTCTTTTTTCTGAATCACCTTTTGTCAGCTTGGCTACTGCCGAAGAACCGGAAGAAGTTTCTGTGAATCTTTCTGTCATCCAGAGTGTTCGTTCATCCAAAAATCCATTCCAAAACCAGAACATCATGTCTATGGAATCCGGAGTTGTTTCTTCCGAGAGAGTATTAGGAAATCCATACAAAGAAGAAGACAGGAGTTTATTTCGTAAAAATTTAAAACCAGTGCAGTATGTGATGAGTGAACTATCAGGATCGGAAGAAGCCCCCGTTTATGGAATGTTAAAACTCGCACCCAAAATCAAATACGAAACACAAACTGCTGAAGTTCCTTGGAACACAACAAAACCCGTGATTAAATGGGATGGGGAATGGTTTATCACCTATGAAGTATTCCGGGATCTTGGTGGTGCATTTGCTGTTGTGATTTTACTTATTTATGTTTTAGTTCTTGGTTGGTTTAAAAGTTATACGGTACCTCTTGTGATTATGGCTCCCATTCCTATTTCCCTCATTGGAATTTTACCGGGACACTTTGTGATGGGTGCTTATTTTACAGCCACATCTATGATTGGTTTTATTGCCGGAGCTGGGATCATTGTTCGAAACTCCATCATCCTTGTAGATTTTATCGAGGGAGAAATCAAAAAAGGTGTAGAACTGAAAGAAGCCGTAGTTCATGCGGGGGTGGTAAGGTTTCGACCAATGTTACTGACTGCTTCTGCTGTGGTGGTTGGATCCTTTGTGATGTTGTTCGATCCTATTTTCCAAGGATTAGCCATCTCATTAATGTTTGGTGAAATAGCAGCTACGGTCTTAAGTCGGTTTGCGGTTCCAGTTTTATATTACTGGTTTATTGGCAAATCAAGGCAAGGAGTGATCAAACATGGATAA
- a CDS encoding TolC family protein, protein MKTIISILLLTFPMALFAEAVGFSDLWKQIEENSSARKSKYLEWKAGEIAKDRAGKHWLPRVYTDLRTFQTNDPTLNFMGKLSQRSATDSDFSTASTRYRPSNFLDSNNQPYSTLNSDTMNLFSKDTLNNPGSHTYSRGTLGMDLPLYEGGSSKTLAVMNEKRSAGLKFEWLAVRDREFAQSGFYYRAIQTLNEYKQRLDKIKKIESKFQSNYSLGNKGNPVGYAGYLALKSVKNQISILEKQSDLQIQDYKDTLYVLSDLPSSEIETIESDLNVFLDTYFKRPMVYERSNQMNAQIKYAEGEKLKSDMEMAKFLPKVGAYSEAYGYQGSRNTTNAYQAGVYLQMNLYNPKDMGVVEESKLNAEAALKKLEEKTKEEESHVKSLFQKEITLMESLTLVRETVKYQEEQVGNMQKLFQSGAISAIQFAETLNKSLELNRVLMETEIAVLQVRTETSIFSNKEESNESIGRN, encoded by the coding sequence ATGAAAACGATCATTAGCATTTTGCTTCTGACCTTTCCGATGGCCCTCTTTGCCGAGGCCGTCGGTTTCAGTGATTTGTGGAAACAGATCGAAGAAAATTCTTCCGCTAGAAAATCCAAATATTTGGAATGGAAAGCAGGTGAAATTGCGAAAGACCGTGCCGGCAAACATTGGTTACCAAGAGTTTATACCGATCTTAGGACTTTTCAGACAAATGACCCAACTCTCAATTTTATGGGTAAACTAAGTCAAAGAAGTGCTACTGATTCCGATTTTTCCACTGCTTCGACAAGATACAGGCCAAGTAACTTCTTAGACTCGAATAACCAACCTTATTCGACATTAAACTCAGATACTATGAATCTTTTTTCGAAAGATACCTTAAACAATCCAGGTAGTCATACTTATTCACGAGGAACACTCGGAATGGATTTGCCTTTGTATGAAGGTGGGTCGAGCAAAACTCTCGCGGTCATGAATGAAAAAAGATCAGCAGGTCTTAAATTTGAATGGCTTGCTGTCAGAGATAGAGAATTTGCTCAGTCAGGTTTTTATTATCGAGCCATCCAAACATTGAATGAATACAAACAGAGATTAGATAAAATCAAAAAAATTGAATCTAAGTTTCAATCTAATTATTCCCTCGGTAATAAAGGAAATCCTGTTGGGTATGCGGGATACTTAGCTTTAAAGTCTGTTAAAAACCAAATTTCCATTTTGGAAAAACAATCGGATTTACAGATCCAAGATTATAAAGATACATTATATGTTCTTTCTGATCTCCCGTCTTCGGAAATAGAAACTATAGAATCAGATTTGAATGTATTTTTGGATACTTATTTCAAAAGACCAATGGTTTACGAAAGATCCAACCAAATGAATGCTCAAATCAAATACGCAGAAGGTGAAAAACTTAAATCCGATATGGAAATGGCTAAGTTTTTACCGAAGGTTGGTGCATATTCGGAAGCATATGGATACCAAGGAAGTCGTAATACAACAAACGCATACCAAGCTGGCGTTTATCTCCAAATGAATCTTTATAATCCAAAAGATATGGGAGTGGTGGAAGAATCCAAACTCAATGCAGAGGCTGCACTAAAGAAACTTGAAGAAAAAACGAAAGAAGAAGAATCACATGTAAAATCTCTTTTCCAAAAAGAAATCACACTTATGGAAAGTTTAACTTTGGTGAGAGAAACGGTGAAATACCAAGAAGAACAAGTTGGGAATATGCAAAAACTATTTCAAAGTGGTGCGATTTCCGCCATCCAATTTGCAGAAACATTAAACAAATCATTAGAACTAAATCGTGTATTAATGGAAACGGAAATTGCCGTTTTACAAGTCAGAACAGAAACATCAATATTTTCAAACAAGGAAGAATCAAATGAATCCATTGGAAGAAATTAA
- a CDS encoding NAD(P)-binding protein, which yields MIAVVGSGIAGLTAAWAVRKFKDITLFEKHPEIGMAAFGAKQMVDGLPVEFDIPFRTIKRDYYPTLFQVYDKAGIKTRPVDYSFKVESNGDSVFGFRSYEFLGMPFGLPTMDSLVSAKGRRIFSDLLKFYTNAKTDWLKENSSISILDFLIKYGYSNEFIYHFLLPTFALVNTCKTETVGAYPAETIIGYHSRGYSYTPQETAEFGTRDIVNRLTENLSNLNLNAGIQKIYKKGDKTFIQFANEEKEFDHVILSTQANQGKELLGEGFELEKEILGEFRYESSDVVLHTDESYFSNPSVSLIFKIRDGYDKPEVTLDLGRIIPELNGKKIFQTWNPHQLPKPEDTLKIAKFERPVMDERTTKAIKRIAALHVESNCRLWLCGSYSLYGIPLLEAGAKSALYVVSKLLNKNIDELIQK from the coding sequence GTGATTGCAGTTGTAGGTTCTGGAATTGCTGGCTTAACTGCCGCTTGGGCGGTTCGTAAGTTTAAAGATATAACTTTATTTGAAAAACATCCTGAAATTGGGATGGCAGCTTTTGGCGCCAAACAAATGGTTGATGGTTTACCTGTAGAATTTGACATTCCATTTCGAACCATCAAACGTGATTATTATCCTACACTATTTCAAGTTTATGATAAAGCGGGAATCAAAACTAGGCCTGTTGATTATTCCTTTAAGGTGGAATCAAATGGTGATTCCGTTTTTGGGTTTCGTTCATATGAATTTTTAGGGATGCCTTTTGGCCTACCAACAATGGATTCTTTAGTATCTGCGAAGGGTCGAAGGATTTTTTCAGACTTACTGAAGTTTTATACCAATGCCAAAACTGATTGGCTAAAAGAAAATTCCAGTATCTCTATTTTAGATTTTTTAATCAAATATGGTTATTCTAATGAATTTATATATCATTTTTTATTACCGACCTTTGCATTAGTAAACACGTGTAAAACGGAAACTGTGGGTGCTTATCCCGCTGAAACCATCATTGGATACCATTCTCGCGGTTATTCTTATACACCTCAAGAAACGGCGGAATTTGGAACTAGAGATATTGTAAATCGCCTCACAGAAAATTTATCAAATTTAAACTTAAACGCAGGGATCCAAAAAATTTATAAAAAGGGAGATAAAACTTTCATCCAGTTCGCCAATGAAGAAAAAGAATTTGATCATGTGATTCTTTCAACACAAGCAAACCAAGGGAAAGAACTTCTCGGAGAAGGATTTGAGTTAGAAAAAGAAATTCTTGGTGAGTTCCGTTATGAGTCAAGTGATGTTGTTTTACATACAGATGAATCTTATTTTTCGAATCCTTCCGTTTCTTTGATTTTTAAAATACGAGATGGTTATGACAAACCCGAGGTTACTTTAGATTTAGGAAGAATTATCCCTGAATTGAATGGCAAAAAAATATTTCAAACATGGAATCCACACCAACTTCCAAAACCAGAAGATACTTTAAAAATTGCTAAGTTTGAAAGGCCTGTGATGGATGAAAGAACAACCAAAGCCATCAAAAGAATTGCAGCATTACATGTAGAATCAAATTGTCGTCTTTGGTTGTGCGGTTCTTATTCTTTATACGGAATTCCACTTTTAGAAGCTGGTGCTAAGTCCGCTCTGTATGTTGTTTCAAAATTACTAAATAAAAATATTGATGAACTGATTCAAAAATAA
- a CDS encoding SAM-dependent methyltransferase, translating into MTPFPFSKSPVIVLPQSPPYFVSNFGYWEEDISYESAGLKFLSKFVFGAGLQPKSKILELGSGLGGSLVYWSKNFQPKLLSAINLPGEQSEFAEQLFISTKTEVKPFIHGSWESIKSLADSSYQYVFSLDASYHFQNLALFYRESYRVLEPGGRFVFTNFQITESRFKKLWWLYLPFLIPKNNLKLVEETITELKAIGFKEIKHENWTKPVLFGFIEFSKTLPASLKAFAKVLNLFAKNLGLSYHYYVFEK; encoded by the coding sequence ATGACTCCTTTCCCATTTTCTAAATCACCAGTAATTGTCCTTCCGCAATCACCTCCCTACTTTGTTTCCAACTTTGGATATTGGGAGGAAGACATTTCTTATGAATCAGCAGGTCTTAAATTTTTATCGAAATTTGTGTTCGGTGCCGGATTACAACCCAAATCTAAAATTTTGGAACTTGGCTCTGGACTTGGTGGGAGTTTGGTATATTGGTCTAAAAATTTCCAACCAAAACTACTATCTGCCATCAACTTACCCGGAGAACAATCAGAGTTCGCAGAACAACTGTTCATATCAACTAAGACAGAGGTAAAACCATTCATTCACGGAAGTTGGGAGAGTATAAAATCTTTGGCTGACTCTTCTTATCAGTATGTTTTTTCTTTAGATGCCTCTTACCATTTCCAAAACCTAGCGTTGTTTTACAGAGAAAGTTACAGAGTTTTAGAACCTGGTGGTAGGTTCGTATTCACAAATTTTCAAATTACGGAGAGTCGTTTTAAAAAACTTTGGTGGTTATACCTTCCATTTCTAATTCCAAAAAATAATTTAAAGTTAGTCGAGGAAACAATCACTGAATTAAAAGCAATTGGATTCAAAGAAATCAAACATGAAAATTGGACAAAACCAGTTTTATTTGGATTCATTGAGTTTTCAAAAACTTTGCCTGCTTCATTGAAAGCATTCGCCAAAGTATTAAACCTGTTTGCCAAAAACTTAGGACTTTCTTACCATTACTACGTCTTCGAAAAATAA
- a CDS encoding metal-sensitive transcriptional regulator has product MSLSENQTKLIHRINRIQGQLEAIKNTINAEEKDCEKAILLLKAAHQAMKKFGEAYIHEYMDTCFKEKKSTATIESDVKKAITAAFSL; this is encoded by the coding sequence ATGAGCCTTTCGGAAAATCAAACCAAACTGATCCATCGTATCAATCGAATCCAGGGACAGCTGGAAGCAATCAAGAATACAATTAACGCGGAAGAAAAAGACTGCGAAAAAGCAATTTTACTCCTAAAAGCAGCCCACCAAGCAATGAAAAAATTTGGAGAAGCCTACATTCACGAATATATGGATACCTGTTTTAAGGAAAAAAAATCCACAGCGACAATCGAGTCAGATGTAAAAAAAGCCATCACAGCAGCCTTTTCCCTTTAA
- a CDS encoding YgaP-like transmembrane domain — protein MFLASTKTWYLERVVYLVAGLFSLVGVSLGTFLSPWWFLLNLLVGVNLIVFSTIGFCPMAILLKKLGFESKVVD, from the coding sequence ATGTTTCTAGCTTCGACAAAAACTTGGTATTTGGAGCGAGTGGTTTATCTCGTTGCGGGGTTATTTAGTTTAGTGGGTGTTTCCTTGGGAACCTTTCTTTCGCCTTGGTGGTTTCTTTTGAATTTGCTTGTGGGTGTAAATTTGATCGTTTTTTCAACCATTGGTTTTTGTCCCATGGCAATTCTTTTGAAAAAACTTGGTTTTGAGTCCAAGGTAGTGGATTAA